A region from the Deltaproteobacteria bacterium genome encodes:
- the pgeF gene encoding peptidoglycan editing factor PgeF: MPQTQAIDLKPAFQEPAKPEILRRSHVLSAIPNIVHGFTGITGGCSEGAFSSLNLSLRVGDERAAVLENQRRAMHAVGKKSARLITVKQVHGNGLVQVTQNAGKQIQADGLWTRDRKAAIAILTADCVPILLADQSGTTVCAIHAGWRGTNLKIAKVAIEALVEAGAELNELCAAIGPSIGFEAFEIGAEVAVELRDSLGESSMIEDRPDGKARADLQGLNRALLLEAGLDPSRVEVIRHCTQSQEGYFSYRRDQGKTGRQGAMIALA, encoded by the coding sequence ATGCCACAAACCCAAGCGATTGATCTTAAGCCCGCTTTTCAGGAGCCGGCCAAACCTGAAATATTACGCCGTTCTCACGTCTTGTCGGCTATCCCCAACATTGTTCATGGTTTTACCGGAATAACCGGTGGCTGTTCCGAGGGGGCTTTTAGCAGTTTGAATCTAAGCCTTCGGGTGGGCGATGAGCGAGCTGCGGTACTTGAAAATCAGCGACGAGCCATGCACGCCGTGGGTAAGAAGTCGGCCCGATTGATTACGGTAAAGCAAGTTCATGGCAACGGCCTGGTTCAGGTTACCCAAAACGCAGGTAAGCAAATTCAGGCCGATGGGTTATGGACCCGTGACCGAAAAGCAGCCATTGCAATTCTCACCGCAGATTGTGTTCCCATTTTGTTAGCAGACCAGTCGGGCACAACAGTATGTGCGATTCACGCCGGATGGCGTGGTACCAACCTCAAGATTGCCAAGGTTGCGATCGAGGCTTTGGTTGAGGCTGGGGCGGAGCTTAATGAGCTTTGTGCTGCAATAGGGCCTTCTATTGGTTTCGAGGCATTTGAGATTGGCGCAGAAGTGGCGGTTGAGCTTCGAGATTCGCTGGGCGAGAGCTCGATGATTGAAGATCGTCCCGATGGTAAAGCACGAGCTGATTTACAGGGATTAAATAGAGCACTTTTGTTAGAAGCTGGTCTCGATCCAAGCCGCGTTGAAGTAATTCGTCATTGTACCCAAAGCCAAGAGGGTTATTTTTCATACCGCCGAGACCAGGGCAAAACCGGTCGGCAGGGCGCCATGATCGCGCTGGCTTAA
- the psd gene encoding phosphatidylserine decarboxylase (Phosphatidylserine decarboxylase is synthesized as a single chain precursor. Generation of the pyruvoyl active site from a Ser is coupled to cleavage of a Gly-Ser bond between the larger (beta) and smaller (alpha chains). It is an integral membrane protein.), with translation MNRKYVVEFVDRIPQAVVSRMWGWLARRKHPKVAIHLLKSTFVKATGINMQEAANPAIGAYPCLEDLFVRSLKQGARRIEPDPTALVSPVDGRVGSAGTVENGTMFQVKGRSYKLSDLLYDDEEAKRYEGGPYVTLYLSPKDYHLIHAPAAGVVSEASLIPGALMPVFPEALERVDALFARNERLITYLDSADAGRLAVVKVGATLVGRISVPYDPNLQTNRKGQSQQVYKYDPAHLIQKGAHLGSFELGSTVVLVGEKGRVTLEGLTEGAAVRMGQRIGTIQERKASKSTRSGSSAG, from the coding sequence ATGAATCGCAAATACGTTGTAGAGTTCGTGGATCGCATTCCACAGGCCGTAGTCTCACGGATGTGGGGCTGGCTTGCCCGGCGCAAGCATCCCAAAGTTGCAATCCATCTTCTCAAAAGTACTTTTGTAAAAGCCACGGGGATCAATATGCAGGAAGCTGCCAATCCCGCGATTGGTGCTTACCCATGCCTTGAGGATTTATTTGTTCGTAGTCTCAAGCAAGGTGCACGCCGCATTGAGCCCGACCCCACCGCTTTGGTGAGCCCGGTTGATGGCCGAGTGGGTTCTGCAGGGACTGTTGAGAATGGCACGATGTTCCAGGTAAAGGGTCGCAGTTATAAGCTTAGCGATCTGCTTTACGATGACGAGGAAGCAAAGCGATACGAAGGCGGTCCTTACGTAACATTGTATTTATCGCCGAAAGACTACCACTTGATTCATGCGCCGGCGGCTGGTGTAGTTTCAGAAGCTTCCTTGATTCCAGGTGCACTGATGCCCGTATTCCCTGAAGCATTGGAACGCGTTGATGCTCTTTTCGCCCGAAACGAACGGTTGATCACTTATTTGGATTCTGCGGATGCAGGACGATTGGCGGTTGTTAAAGTAGGTGCCACTTTAGTCGGCCGCATATCCGTTCCCTACGACCCTAACTTGCAGACCAACCGTAAGGGCCAGAGTCAGCAGGTTTATAAGTATGACCCCGCTCATTTGATTCAAAAAGGTGCCCATCTGGGAAGCTTCGAATTGGGTTCAACTGTTGTGTTAGTCGGTGAAAAAGGCCGTGTCACCCTGGAAGGTCTCACCGAAGGCGCAGCCGTTCGTATGGGACAGCGCATTGGAACCATTCAAGAACGCAAAGCCAGTAAGTCTACTCGTTCTGGTTCTTCTGCGGGTTAA
- a CDS encoding helix-hairpin-helix domain-containing protein: MPDQKGTVALGAGLLAASLGLWLSLTAVELALAAPTTIKPSHCQLPIEVVGQGTSRLNCDPDSAFSSCGILNPGDRVSLVNQDCYVERGGMQAEMRLVADLPLLLNKVSAGDLALLDGIGPSLSAAIIEYRDHSGPFKQVDELLAVRGIGKKRLKRLRRHLSCAKP; the protein is encoded by the coding sequence GTGCCTGATCAGAAAGGCACGGTCGCTTTAGGAGCAGGACTTCTTGCTGCTTCACTTGGCCTTTGGTTGAGCCTCACAGCCGTGGAGCTAGCCCTTGCAGCCCCCACCACGATCAAGCCATCTCACTGCCAGCTACCGATTGAGGTGGTAGGGCAAGGAACGTCCCGCCTTAACTGTGACCCGGATTCAGCTTTTTCTTCATGCGGAATTCTCAACCCGGGAGACCGCGTAAGCCTGGTGAACCAAGATTGTTATGTAGAGCGCGGTGGTATGCAGGCTGAAATGAGGCTTGTGGCTGATCTGCCTTTATTGCTCAATAAGGTCAGCGCCGGAGATTTGGCGCTCCTGGATGGTATTGGACCCAGCCTCAGCGCGGCAATTATCGAATACCGGGACCATAGCGGACCATTTAAGCAAGTCGATGAGCTTTTGGCGGTTCGAGGAATCGGGAAAAAGCGCCTGAAGAGGCTTCGCAGACATTTGTCTTGTGCTAAACCTTGA
- a CDS encoding aspartate kinase, whose amino-acid sequence MELVVQKFGGSSVGTPEKIIHVAERVARRAKTGVKVVVVVSAMQGETDRLLGLAHAVSKRPDAREADQLLATGEQASAALLAMALRERGTPARSMTGTQMRLRTDGAFSRARILTLDSDAVHGPLNNGEVVVATGFQGIDAEGNLTTLGRGGSDTSAVALAAGLGADECEIYTDVEGVFTADPRIVPDARKLDEISFDEMMEMASQGSKVLQIRSVELAMNHDIPIRVRSTFTDNPGTLVRSEDDTIEKLVVRGVSHNANEAKLTLRQVPDQPGIAAQIFTTLAGANINVDVIVQNTSKDGTTDLSFTVGMTDLAEASDILQKIASEVRAESFEVDDKIAKVSIVGVGMRAHPGVAAAMFESLKAANVNIQMITTSEIKVTCVIEREQVEAAVRALHDSFELAGTKVRAESA is encoded by the coding sequence ATGGAACTCGTAGTACAGAAATTTGGCGGCAGTTCCGTCGGAACGCCAGAAAAAATTATTCACGTAGCCGAACGCGTCGCTCGTCGTGCCAAGACGGGTGTGAAAGTCGTTGTGGTTGTCTCTGCAATGCAGGGGGAAACCGATAGGCTCCTTGGTCTCGCACATGCTGTTTCTAAACGGCCTGATGCACGTGAGGCAGACCAACTCTTGGCAACCGGTGAACAAGCTTCAGCTGCTTTGTTGGCCATGGCCTTACGTGAACGGGGAACACCCGCACGATCCATGACTGGCACGCAAATGCGTTTGCGAACCGATGGCGCATTTTCTCGCGCGCGCATTCTCACTCTCGACAGTGATGCGGTTCACGGCCCCTTGAATAATGGGGAAGTGGTTGTAGCGACGGGTTTTCAAGGTATTGATGCAGAGGGCAACCTTACCACTCTCGGCCGCGGCGGTTCAGATACCAGTGCGGTGGCGCTTGCTGCTGGGCTTGGTGCTGATGAGTGCGAGATTTATACCGATGTGGAAGGCGTGTTTACGGCCGACCCACGGATTGTTCCGGACGCTCGAAAGCTCGATGAAATTAGTTTTGATGAAATGATGGAAATGGCCTCACAAGGCTCGAAAGTTTTACAGATTCGCAGTGTGGAGTTGGCTATGAATCACGATATCCCGATTCGCGTTCGTTCGACCTTTACCGACAACCCAGGAACTCTGGTGCGCAGTGAAGATGATACTATTGAAAAACTGGTAGTGCGTGGGGTTTCGCATAATGCGAATGAAGCCAAACTGACATTGCGTCAGGTTCCCGACCAGCCAGGTATCGCTGCGCAGATTTTTACCACGCTTGCCGGCGCAAACATCAACGTCGATGTGATTGTTCAAAACACTTCTAAGGATGGGACCACGGATCTTTCCTTCACGGTTGGTATGACGGATTTGGCTGAGGCCAGTGACATATTGCAAAAAATCGCTTCGGAAGTACGTGCCGAGAGTTTTGAGGTCGACGACAAAATCGCCAAGGTTTCAATTGTTGGAGTTGGCATGCGTGCGCATCCCGGTGTGGCGGCGGCCATGTTCGAATCCCTCAAGGCGGCAAACGTAAACATTCAAATGATTACGACCTCTGAAATTAAAGTAACCTGTGTGATTGAGCGCGAGCAGGTTGAAGCGGCGGTTCGCGCACTTCATGATTCGTTTGAACTCGCAGGCACCAAGGTGAGAGCTGAGAGTGCCTGA
- a CDS encoding S8 family serine peptidase: MLIAILTTAVMGMTLSFQTATGMVTLEPDSTVLAVEAPNPATIQDIASHLKASEVQWLFNDFYLLNATPATLKQIEQAKQLHTNIKELAVYTREGQTSHLIADGKILLRFDAGLSQADQEQILTMAGVADFKLRLDDGRTYVAEVLPENTVEAAQRLAGLRGVDYAHPDFIYQKSRTLEPDDPLTEDQWHLNLVGARAAWDLETGSADVIIAIIDSGVDLSHPEFEGRLVHPRDSLEFDEDPTPDTYDGHGTSCAGLAAAAINNATGVVGICPGCSVMPIRIMSENGYGRYGADVDAFEWAADHGASILSNSWGTAEPSSIPSAMQAAIQSVADESREGAGALILFASGNEYRENFDYELASHPSVLGVGATDSRDLKEYYSNWGNQLDITAPAGSVTTDIQSGGGYSSGDYTFQFGGTSAATPVAAGIAGLIFSIDSSFTRAQVASILMATADKIGNQPYEDEFNPYYGFGRVNSFRAVQMATGGEVCAPLPEDCENGLDDDCDGLSDDADPNCAPAITAIGAPCTQDYECGQTGTCLLIDYGYPNGYCSIGCEDECPGDGTCERLWGNNYACFDGCETRDDCRSGYDCLETASGNLACSPSCTVLGCGEGETCNYTTGNCSHDGPSTPGGACIQNNECSDNGTCLTEGDYGFLGGFCAVTCRDEKPCETGYDCVDFGRYDFCVPTCEYSSDCRDGYVCRADVEDPTFGRCFESCVTAGCEDDFCNEYGLCGSVLPPRLGDRPEPVEPAPPACTCDTTTKCNNNCPCDPECAPDYDAGGCQANPAGLWWLLGVLGIFRRRR; encoded by the coding sequence ATGCTAATAGCAATTCTAACAACCGCAGTGATGGGTATGACGTTGTCTTTTCAGACAGCAACCGGAATGGTTACCCTTGAGCCTGATTCGACAGTTTTGGCCGTCGAGGCCCCCAACCCGGCAACCATCCAGGATATAGCCAGCCACCTCAAAGCTTCCGAGGTGCAGTGGCTTTTCAACGATTTCTATTTGCTCAACGCAACGCCGGCGACGCTCAAACAAATCGAGCAAGCCAAGCAATTACACACGAATATCAAGGAGCTTGCGGTCTACACCCGAGAAGGTCAAACAAGTCACTTGATAGCGGATGGTAAGATTCTTTTGCGCTTTGATGCCGGACTTTCTCAAGCGGACCAAGAACAGATTCTGACAATGGCTGGCGTTGCAGATTTTAAATTACGACTCGACGACGGCCGCACTTATGTTGCTGAGGTTTTACCCGAGAATACAGTCGAGGCCGCTCAGCGGCTGGCTGGTCTTCGCGGAGTTGATTACGCCCACCCCGATTTCATTTATCAAAAAAGCCGTACACTTGAGCCTGACGATCCACTGACTGAAGATCAGTGGCACCTCAACCTTGTGGGTGCCCGGGCTGCTTGGGATCTGGAAACTGGTTCTGCAGATGTAATCATCGCCATCATTGATTCGGGAGTCGATTTGTCGCATCCAGAATTTGAAGGCCGTTTGGTTCACCCACGCGACTCACTTGAGTTTGATGAAGACCCTACACCCGATACATACGACGGTCATGGTACCAGTTGTGCCGGGCTTGCTGCTGCCGCCATCAACAATGCAACCGGAGTTGTTGGTATCTGCCCTGGCTGTTCAGTGATGCCAATTCGTATCATGAGTGAAAATGGTTATGGGCGATACGGTGCTGATGTGGATGCGTTTGAATGGGCCGCAGATCATGGCGCCTCTATTTTATCCAACAGTTGGGGAACGGCAGAACCTTCCAGTATCCCCAGTGCCATGCAGGCAGCGATTCAGTCAGTTGCAGATGAGAGCCGTGAGGGCGCCGGTGCACTGATTCTTTTTGCTTCGGGCAACGAGTATCGAGAGAACTTTGATTACGAATTGGCCAGCCATCCATCTGTGTTAGGCGTGGGAGCAACCGACTCAAGAGACCTCAAAGAGTACTACAGCAATTGGGGCAACCAGCTCGATATTACGGCGCCAGCGGGTTCTGTAACGACCGATATTCAAAGCGGCGGCGGTTATTCTAGCGGCGATTATACATTCCAGTTCGGTGGAACAAGCGCGGCTACACCCGTGGCAGCTGGCATCGCAGGGCTGATTTTCAGCATTGATTCGTCTTTTACCCGTGCACAGGTGGCCAGCATTTTGATGGCGACAGCGGATAAAATAGGCAATCAGCCATATGAAGATGAATTCAATCCTTACTACGGCTTTGGTCGGGTGAACTCTTTTCGCGCGGTTCAAATGGCCACTGGCGGAGAAGTATGCGCACCCCTTCCAGAGGATTGCGAGAATGGTCTAGATGACGATTGCGATGGGTTATCCGATGATGCCGATCCCAACTGCGCTCCGGCGATTACGGCGATAGGTGCTCCGTGCACACAAGATTATGAGTGTGGTCAAACAGGAACGTGCCTCTTAATCGATTACGGCTACCCCAACGGTTATTGCAGCATTGGTTGCGAAGATGAATGCCCAGGAGATGGTACTTGTGAACGGCTTTGGGGCAACAACTATGCTTGTTTTGATGGTTGTGAAACCCGTGACGATTGTCGAAGTGGTTACGACTGTTTAGAAACAGCCTCTGGCAATTTGGCCTGCTCACCATCGTGTACCGTTTTGGGATGCGGCGAAGGGGAGACTTGCAATTATACGACAGGTAATTGCAGCCACGACGGCCCGAGTACACCAGGTGGTGCTTGCATTCAAAACAATGAATGCTCCGATAATGGTACGTGTTTGACCGAAGGCGATTACGGTTTTCTAGGTGGTTTTTGTGCCGTCACTTGCCGCGACGAGAAGCCATGTGAAACCGGTTACGATTGCGTTGATTTTGGGCGTTATGATTTTTGTGTTCCAACATGTGAATACAGCTCAGATTGCCGAGACGGTTATGTCTGCCGAGCCGATGTCGAAGACCCAACATTTGGCCGCTGTTTTGAATCTTGCGTGACTGCTGGATGTGAAGACGACTTTTGCAACGAGTACGGACTTTGTGGGTCGGTTTTACCCCCTCGTTTAGGCGATCGCCCTGAGCCCGTTGAGCCAGCTCCGCCTGCTTGTACCTGCGATACGACGACAAAATGTAACAACAATTGCCCCTGCGATCCTGAATGTGCCCCTGACTATGACGCCGGTGGATGTCAGGCGAATCCGGCTGGATTATGGTGGCTTCTTGGTGTGCTCGGTATTTTTCGCCGCCGCCGTTGA
- a CDS encoding response regulator, translated as MEAEQKELECPPSRVLVVDDEPLIRELLVECLEIAGLTADAVDCGPAALKLMKTESFDLVLTDMKMPKMTGLELIRRIRDFDEDVVTIMMTGFGTVESAIEAMKLGSFDYILKPFKTEQILTLVTKALREQQLSRENLALRETVGIYELSEALSSSMPLDDQLELIVSTVRNQFRADCVSIVVADPEKPGTLIEKAGFGSDRVGINREALFQEVVNGQGLVGLGNETCSWMNRPQTAEHKVGAYMAVPLKMRGSPFGFLAAMSLNSASLFREGQRKGLSILGGKAANAIETARMYKNLKGTFTGTIESLQRALEAKDAYTQGHSDRVAMYSKMIAEAMNLPPMDVDRIEHGGLMHDIGKIGIRIDKLNKPQRLTPEEYELIKSHPVHGKRILEPISFLRHLVPCVYHHHEAWDGSGYPAGLEGEEIPMESRILAVADAYDAMTTDRPYRKALPHIVAMGELDRFAGKQFDVRVVKIFREVIEQHRQERIELGLIVPL; from the coding sequence ATGGAAGCAGAGCAGAAAGAATTAGAATGTCCGCCCAGCCGGGTGCTGGTTGTGGACGATGAGCCGCTTATTCGAGAGCTTTTGGTGGAGTGCCTAGAGATCGCAGGGCTCACCGCTGATGCGGTGGATTGTGGTCCAGCGGCACTCAAGTTGATGAAGACCGAATCCTTCGATTTGGTGCTCACCGACATGAAAATGCCTAAAATGACTGGCTTAGAGCTGATTCGGCGCATCCGAGACTTCGACGAGGATGTGGTCACTATTATGATGACCGGTTTCGGCACCGTGGAATCTGCGATTGAGGCCATGAAGCTGGGATCTTTTGATTATATCCTTAAGCCCTTTAAGACAGAGCAGATTTTGACTCTGGTAACCAAGGCACTGCGTGAACAACAATTAAGCCGTGAAAACCTAGCCTTACGTGAGACTGTCGGAATTTATGAACTCTCTGAAGCGCTCTCGAGTTCGATGCCACTTGATGACCAGTTGGAGTTGATTGTCTCTACCGTGCGTAACCAATTTCGGGCGGACTGTGTCTCCATCGTGGTCGCCGATCCTGAAAAACCTGGAACGCTCATTGAAAAGGCGGGTTTTGGAAGTGACCGGGTCGGTATCAACCGCGAGGCTTTGTTTCAGGAGGTCGTCAACGGACAGGGGCTTGTCGGACTGGGTAATGAGACATGCAGCTGGATGAACCGCCCTCAAACAGCTGAACACAAAGTGGGGGCCTACATGGCAGTTCCGCTGAAAATGCGGGGCTCTCCATTTGGCTTTTTGGCAGCTATGTCCTTGAACTCGGCCTCTTTATTTCGTGAAGGCCAACGAAAAGGTTTGTCTATTTTAGGGGGTAAAGCTGCCAATGCCATCGAGACTGCGCGGATGTACAAAAACCTTAAAGGTACATTCACGGGTACGATTGAAAGCCTTCAGCGTGCCTTGGAAGCCAAAGATGCTTACACGCAAGGCCACTCCGATCGGGTCGCGATGTACTCGAAGATGATTGCCGAGGCCATGAACCTGCCCCCGATGGATGTGGATCGTATTGAGCACGGCGGTTTGATGCACGATATTGGCAAAATCGGTATCCGCATCGACAAGCTCAACAAACCCCAACGACTTACGCCCGAAGAGTATGAGCTGATTAAGTCTCACCCTGTTCACGGCAAACGAATTTTAGAACCGATTAGCTTTCTGAGGCATTTGGTTCCCTGCGTCTATCATCACCACGAAGCTTGGGACGGCTCAGGCTATCCGGCGGGGCTTGAAGGTGAAGAAATCCCAATGGAATCAAGGATTTTGGCGGTTGCTGATGCCTATGATGCCATGACGACAGACAGACCTTATCGCAAGGCACTGCCTCATATCGTAGCCATGGGAGAGCTTGATCGCTTTGCTGGGAAGCAGTTCGATGTGCGCGTGGTTAAGATTTTCCGTGAAGTGATTGAGCAGCATCGTCAGGAACGCATTGAGCTGGGCTTGATCGTTCCTCTTTAA